In Campylobacter concisus, one genomic interval encodes:
- a CDS encoding carbamoyl-phosphate synthase large subunit — protein MHKNKGFTVIELIFVIIAVGILAAMIIPRLEINGAREAATQMLTHIRYAQHLAMQDDKFVHSENEKFWFKMRWGIAINDTNLQECSVDEPGVKSWKYSIFYDKRGSGNKFSGNLNSKEEVAIDTQKSNKFLSAGWRGIPQSYCNKINTDLNIEKKYGIKSVKFIGSCGKGKTQTIDFDELGRPMRVVSVTNNKGEKRPYSRLLKGDCKIVLTDKNNNVASINIEKRSGYAYIN, from the coding sequence ATGCATAAAAACAAGGGTTTTACTGTTATAGAGCTTATCTTTGTAATCATTGCCGTTGGCATACTTGCAGCAATGATCATACCAAGGCTAGAAATAAACGGAGCCAGAGAGGCAGCTACACAGATGCTAACGCATATAAGGTACGCCCAGCACCTTGCCATGCAAGATGATAAATTTGTACATTCAGAAAATGAAAAATTTTGGTTTAAAATGAGATGGGGGATAGCTATTAATGACACTAATTTGCAAGAGTGCTCTGTAGATGAGCCTGGGGTTAAATCTTGGAAATATAGTATTTTTTATGATAAAAGAGGTAGTGGTAATAAATTTAGTGGCAACTTAAATTCCAAAGAAGAGGTTGCCATCGATACACAAAAATCAAACAAATTCTTAAGTGCGGGCTGGAGAGGCATTCCTCAATCCTATTGCAATAAAATTAATACAGATTTAAATATCGAGAAAAAATATGGCATAAAATCAGTTAAATTTATTGGTAGTTGTGGAAAAGGCAAAACGCAAACCATTGATTTTGACGAATTAGGTAGGCCCATGAGAGTGGTGAGTGTTACTAACAATAAAGGAGAAAAAAGACCTTATTCAAGACTATTAAAAGGTGATTGTAAGATAGTTTTAACAGATAAAAATAATAATGTAGCCTCTATAAATATAGAAAAAAGAAGTGGATACGCATATATAAACTAA
- a CDS encoding nicotinate phosphoribosyltransferase, whose product MIFYSYDEFAVDTKKMAKQIKDEFDPEVILAVARGGLTLGHSLAVALNNRNLFTLNSIHYEDTNKLDTINIFNVPDLSKYTKILLVDDIIDSGESMVEIKRELLKRYPNLDIKIATVFYKEKALLLPEFKVKEAHDWIEFFWDIHI is encoded by the coding sequence ATGATATTTTATAGCTACGATGAATTTGCCGTTGATACTAAAAAGATGGCAAAACAGATAAAAGACGAGTTTGATCCAGAGGTGATACTAGCTGTGGCAAGAGGCGGTCTAACGCTTGGCCACTCGCTAGCTGTTGCGCTTAATAATAGGAATTTATTTACCCTAAATTCTATCCATTACGAAGATACAAATAAGCTTGATACTATTAATATCTTTAACGTACCAGATCTTAGCAAATACACTAAAATTTTGCTCGTCGATGATATCATCGATAGTGGAGAGAGCATGGTCGAGATAAAAAGAGAGCTACTTAAGCGTTATCCAAATTTAGATATCAAAATAGCGACCGTCTTTTATAAAGAGAAAGCTCTGCTTTTACCAGAATTTAAGGTAAAAGAAGCTCACGATTGGATCGAGTTTTTTTGGGATATACATATTTAA